The genomic region AGCGATCGCGAGGGAATAGACCGGATCCTCTCCGGTTCGCAAACTGCCGCATTGGCTGCCGTCGATAAACTTCCACAGTTTGATCGTCCCGTCGCGGTGAGCGCTGGCAAACACCGAGGTACTGTGTCCGGCGGCGATCGCCTCGACCGGGGCGTTGGGGGTCGCGATCGCCTGTTGTAATTTGTGCGTTTGTAGGTTCCAAATTTGAATCGTTCCCCCTTCGTCCCCACTGAAACCGTCGTCGCAGGCGGTACCGCCGGGGGCGGAAAATAAGGTATCGACCAAGGTGCGATCGCTGCCGACGATCAGCCGTTTGCCGGACGGACTGAACAATACCGCCGTCACGCGACCTCGGACGGAAAATTTTTCTAACAGGTGACCGTCGGGGAGGTGCCAGAGATCGATGGTACCGTCGGGGGCGCCCACGGCGAGCAAATCCGATTGCGGCCCGATCGCCAAACAGGTGACGCCGAGGGGATAACCGAATAACGTATGGAGGCGATCGCCCGTTTTGGCCCCCCAAATCTTGAGTGCGCTGTCACAACTGCCGATCGCGAGCATCTCCCCGTCAGGGCTGAACGCCACTGCAGCTACGGGGCCGGAACGATCGTAAAGGGTGCGGGTCAGTTGAAAAGAATCCCG from Oxynema aestuarii AP17 harbors:
- a CDS encoding WD40 repeat domain-containing protein; this translates as MSRDSFQLTRTLYDRSGPVAAVAFSPDGEMLAIGSCDSALKIWGAKTGDRLHTLFGYPLGVTCLAIGPQSDLLAVGAPDGTIDLWHLPDGHLLEKFSVRGRVTAVLFSPSGKRLIVGSDRTLVDTLFSAPGGTACDDGFSGDEGGTIQIWNLQTHKLQQAIATPNAPVEAIAAGHSTSVFASAHRDGTIKLWKFIDGSQCGSLRTGEDPVYSLAIAPDGSLLATGNSQGQIAIWAIAESANLQDLPLRILEGHREMVYCVAISPDGHLLASGSGDGTVRLWEIDRGDLLQVLHADSNDAQAILTLAFSPDSSTLVAGMDRGGLQMWQIGSLVA